In Thermodesulfobacteriota bacterium, the genomic window TGTATCGAATAGCCAAAACGAAGCCTCCCCTCTGCCCGACCAAGCACCCCCCTGCTCCTCTCAAGAACTACCTGAAGCGTCTTCACACAACCCCCCTCAACCCCAAAAGAGACTTCAGGGAGCAAAAGAAAAAAGCCCACCACAAAGAAGACAATAAGAAATATCACCTCTCCATACCCCCCCTTCAAGAATGCGTCCGGCAGCTCTATCCCAAATTAAAACAAAAAGGTAACCCCAATTGAACCAAAACCCTATACCCATGTCAAGAAAAAAAGCATCGCCTCATGGAAGCGGATAAAATTCTACTGAGGCACCTTTTTAAGGTCCCATAAACTTAAGGGAAGGTGGGTTTCACTTGGGTAAAAAATCCTGACGAAAAACAGGGACGAATGTGGGACCAGTATCGGTTCCTTGGATTTCTTCCACAACCCATGATTCAAGGGGTGTTCGTAGACCTCTGAGCTCGGATCATTGGGAAGGTGAAGTAAGAGAAGGTAAATGGGCTTGAGAACCCTCCCTTGGAGGGTTAACACGTGGGTTCATCCGGTTTCATCAATTAAAGGAGACCTGCTGTCAGCTCGGAGTTGCAGAAAGGGGGAGGAAAGGTGGTTCATTGAACACGGGAAGACTTCTCGCGAGGGCAACGGGTAAGACCTTGTGGAGAGAGGTTGAAAGGTTTGACTGACATTGGGATGGAATTTCGGCATACGGGTCATCCCCAAAATAAGGTAAATGCCGAGAGGACCTTATTTGAGGATCAGGCTTTTCCTCCTTCCCTTTTTTGTGCTATAAAAGACGTAAAGATGGCCAGGGTGATCTGCATCGCCAATCAGAAAGGAGGGGTGGGAAAGACGACCACAGCAGTCAATCTCTCCGCCTCCCTCGCGGTGGCGGAGAAGAGGGTCCTCCTCGTCGATATCGACCCTCAGGGAAACTCGACCAGCGGGGTCGGCCTGGAGAAAGGGGAGACGAACGGGACAATTTATCAGGCCCTCCTCAAGGGTTCGGGGCTCAAGGAGATCATCCGGAAGACATCCCTTGCTTTTCTCGATCTCGTGACCGCTAACACCGACCTGATTGGTGCGGAGATCGAACTCGTCGGAGAGAAGGACCGTGAGCGGAGGCTTGCCCACCTCATCCGGGAGGTCGAGGCAGACTATGACTACATCTTCATCGATTGCCCCCCATCCCTCGGCCTTCTCACCATCAACTCCTTGACCGCGGCCCATTCCGTGCTCATTCCGCTTCAGTGCGAATACTATGCTTTGGAGGGACTTGGACAGCTCCTCAAGACGATCCGCCTCATCAAACAATCCCTCAATCCCAGGCTGGAGATCGAGGGGATTCTCCTTACGATGTTCGACATTCGAAACAACCTCTCCCATCAGGTGGCAGAGGAGGTCCGGAGACATTTCAAAGAGAAGGTTTTTCAAACCGTCATCCCCCGAAACGTGAGGCTGAGCGAGGCGCCCAGCCACGGAAAGCCCGTCCTCCTCTATGACATCCATTCGAAGGGAGCAGAGAGTTATCTCAATCTGGCCCGAGAGATGCTGGCCAATGGAAAGACTGATGGCGACGAAACGAGTAGCACTGGGAAAGGGTCTGGGAGCCCTCATCCCTGAACCAGAGGAGAAGGAACCCCCGAAGTTCTTCTACTGTGGGATCGAGGAGATCCGGCCCAACCGATCCCAGCCCCGAAAGCGCTTCGACGAGGCAAGACTCCTCGAACTTGCCGAGACGATCAGGGAGAAGGGGATCCTCGACCCCCTCACGGTGAGGAGGGTGGAAGGGGGCTATGAGTTGATCGCGGGGGAGAGGCGTTGGAGGGCTGCTCAGAAAGCGGGCCTTAAAGAGGTCCCCGTGATCGTCAGAGAGGCGGACGACCGAGAGGTCCTCGAGCTCTCCCTCATCGAGAACCTCCAGAGGGAGGACCTCAACCCCATCGAGGAGGCAGAGGGTTTCCGGGAGTTAATAGAAACATTCGGCCTCAGCCAGGAGGAATTGAGCAGACGGGTCGGCAAGGACCGCACCACCATTACCAATGCCCTCCGCCTGCTCAAGCTGCCGGTCGACCTCCAGGCCCACCTCATCGAGAATCGGATTTCGGCGGGCCATGCGAGAGCCCTCCTAAGCCTCGAACACGCAGACAAACAAAGGGAACTCTGCCGCCGGATTTTGGAGAAAGGCCTCTCGGTGAGAGAAGCGGAGGCCTTGGCGAAACGGTGGTCTGAAAAGCCGAGGATAAAAAAGGGGGTCGACGCGAAGAGAGAGGAACTCCTCGCCCAGCTTCAGAGCCTGCAGGATTCTCTGAGGCGCCACCTCGGGACAAAGGTGACGATTCAAGCAAGGGGGAAAAGGGGGAGGATCTGGATCGACTATTACTCCCTTGAGGAGCTGGAGCGGATCGTCGAGACGATCCTCGGACGATAGAGAAAAAGAGAGGGTAGATCATGTCAGGAAGATCGATTTTTTCAAAGGGTGAGGCGAAAACGCAGGCGGTTTGCGACGAGATCAGCGCCTTCCTCGGAAAGGAAACCTTCTTTGAAGGCAAGATGACCTTTCGGGGGATCTTCCGTCTTGACGGAAGGTTCGAGGGAGAGATCTTCGACAGCGGGACCTTGATCGTCGGGGAGACGGCGATGGTCAGGGGGAAGATAGCGGTGCACACCATCGTCATCAACGGTCAGGTAGAAGGAGAGCTCCACGCAATCGAGCGGGCCGAGATTCACGCCACCGGGAAATTCACCGGCAGCCTCTTCACCCCCAAACTCATCATCCAGGAGGGGGGGCTCCTCAACGGCCATTGCGAGATGAGTCAGCGGGTATCCGGGGAAGAGCACCTTCGTTCCCATCCCTCCCAAACCCCATCCCCATATTCGATCTCATAGGAATATCGGTGGGTAAACCCCTTCTTTCATCGACGGCTCGAATGTCGATCTTCGAGGGGAGGGCGTTTCATCTCTTATTCGGCCGAGAGGGCCTTTTTCAGCTCTTCGGTCAGGGCCGGTACGATCTGGAAGAGGTCTCCGACGATCCCGTAGTCCGCGTAGTTGAAGATGAGGGCGTTCGGGTCGGTGTCCACCGCGACCACCGTCTTGCAGGTGGTGATGCCGAGCACGTGATGGACCGCACCCGAGATCCCGAAGGCCATGTAGAGCTTGGCCGAGATGCTTTTGCCGCTCTTTCCGATCTGGTCTTTGACCTCCCGCCAGCCCTCGTCCACCGTGGCCCGGGTCGTCCCCACCGAGGCGTTGAGGACCTCGGCGAGCTCCTCGATGATCTTGAAGTTTTCAGCCGCCTTGATCCCCCGGCCCGCGGCCACCACGATGTCTGCCTCCGAAATATCGAGCTTCGTTCCCGGGGCCTTCTCGAAGCCGGTCACCTTCTTCTTCACAGAGGAGGGATCGATGGAGGGTTGAAGGGTGATGACTCGGGCTGACCTTCCCGGGGCTTGGTGGACCGGAAAGGTGTTGTTCCTTACGGTGGCCATCTGGGGTCTTGCCTCGGAGAAGGCCAACTCCGCAAAGACCTTGCCTCCGTAGAGGGGACGTCTGGCGACGAGCCGGCCATCGTCTTCGATGTCTAACCCCGTGCAGTCGGGCACGTATCCTGTCTGAAGGTGCATGGCCAATCTCGGAAAGAGGTCCTTGCCGGTGGAGGTCGCCCCTCCGAGGAGGGTAGAGGGTCGATGTTCCTTCACCAGCGAAGCGATCGCCGGGAGGTAGGCATCGGAGGTATAAGGCATGAGCGAGGCATCCTCCCAGAGGTAGATTTTATCGGCGAAGGGGGTGAGGGTTTGGATGGCCCCCCCGAGATCCTTTCCCAAAAGCAGGGCAGCCACCTCCTGGCCGGTCTTCTTTGAGAAGTCTATGGCCGCAGAGAGGAGTTCAAAGACGACCTTTTTGACCTTTCCATCCTGATGTTCTGCAAGGACCCAGATCTCGTTCGGCATAGGTTTTCCTTTCGAACCCGTTCGGAGTCCCTCACGGAGAGGCGGGAGGCCTTCGATCCTCCGAACGCTGAACAAGGCATTGAAGACTCAGAGCACTTTCGCCTCTTCCCTCAGTAGCTTGACCAAGATCTTCACATTCTCAGGGAAGTCCTCTTTGATCATCCGAACCGGAGGCCTCTTCGGCGGCGGGAGGTAGCGTGCAACTTTGACCAAAGGGATCAGGTCGGACGGTTGGAGTCCCAGAGAGGGGAGGTCCACCTTTTTGATCTGCGCCTTCATCGCTTTCATCACGTTCATCACCTGGGGGATGCGGGGCGTATGGAGGCCTTTCTGACAGGTGAAGAGGGCAGGAAGGGGACAGAGGAGGTGTTCCCTGCCGTTTTCGACCTCCCGGACGACCTTGGCCTCCCGTCTTTGGGCATCGATCTCGAGGCCGACGATGGAGTGGACATGGGGGATCCCGAGACACTCGGCCACCGCAGGGCCGACGATGCCCGCATCGTCGTCCATGGCCTGTTTTCCGGCCAGGATGAGATCGAACGGTTTATCCTTAAGATAAGTGGAGAGGACCCTGGCGATGACGAAACCGTCCGCCCCTTCCAGGCCGGGATCGGCGATCTGAACCGCATCGTCCGCCCCCATGGAGATGCCCCTCCTCAGGGCATCGACCCTCCGGTTGTCCGCAGTCAGGACGGTCACCCGCCCTCCGGCTCTCTCTTTTACCCTTAAACCGGCCTCCACGGCGATCTCGTCGAAGAAGCTGGTGAAGTACTTGTTTTCGATCTCGAGCTCGGAGTCGGATTTCACCTTGACGATCGCCTCCGGATCGGGAACCTGCTTCACGAGAACGTAGATTTCCATTTGGTCCTCCCTTACGGGGTCACCTGCCCTCCCACGCCGAGGCCGATACCCCTCTGCCCCTCTTTTTCGGATCGTTCAACTCTGACAGTACATGCGTCCTAAATAGTCGCAGAGGACTTCGTGGGTCCCCCCGCCATAGAGGAGGAATTTGGCGTCCCGCCAGTAACGCTGAACGGGATATTCGCTGCAGAAGGCATTTCCGCCGTAGATCCGCATCGCCTCCTCCACCGCATACATGCACATCTCGGTGGCGTGATACTTCGCCATCATACATTCGTTGGTGCAGGGGATGTTGTTCTGGATCATCCAGGCGCAGCGGTAGAGGAAGGTGCGCGAGGCCTCGTACCAGGCCCAGAACTTGGCGAATTTTTCCCGGATCAACTGGTATTTGCTGATGGGATTTCCAAAGGCGATCCGGTTGTTCGCATACTGTTTGGCATCCTCCATCGCCTCCTTGGCGATGGCCAGGGCGTTCATTCCGGTCATGACGCGGACCTCGTTGAGGATCTCTCCGGCATACTGGACGCCTTTTCCGATCTCCTCGCCGAGGAAATTTTCGTCGGGGATGAAGACGTTATCGAAGATGAGCTCTCCGGTCACCGAACAACGGGAGCCTAATTTGTGAAGCCTCTGGCCGACTGTAAACCCGTCCCGATCCTCGGTCTTCTTTTCGACGAGATAGAAGTTGAGCCCTTTGAGGCCCAGTTTCGGATCGACCGTGGCCATGACCGTGGCGAAGGAGGCGATGGGACCGTTGGTCACCCACTGCTTTCGGCCGTTGATCCGCCATCCTCCGTCCACCTTGGTGGCGAGCGTCCGGGTCCCTCCGAGGTCGGAGCCGGACTGGTCCTCGGTAAAGCAGATCGTCCCGATCTTTTCGCCTTTGATCGCGGGCACCAGGATCCTCTGTTTGATCTCTTCGTTTCCGAACCGGCCGATGAAGTAGGTCCCCATCAGGATCTGCATGATCACCGACATGGCAAATCCGCAGGAACCCCTGGCCAGCTCCTCGTAGAAGATCATCTGGGTGATCGTGTCGGTTCCCATCCCGCCATACTTTTCGGGGTGCCTTAAGCCGAGGTATCCGAGGCTGGCGAACTCCTTCCAGAGGTCCCAGGGGAACTCCTCCTTCTCGTCGAGCTCCTTGACCCGGGGCATGATGAGGCGATTGACCGCATCGCGAACGGTCTGTCTGAAAAATTCCTGTTCCTCGGTAAATGAGAAATCGAGCGCCATGGTCCACTCCTTGGGATCGAATTCAAATGATCTTCTTCTCCTTCAGCCGCTCTAACTGCTCCAGGCTAAATCCTAATCTTCCGACGTAGATCTCCTCGTTGTGTTCCCCGAACCGGGGGGGAAAGGTCAAGGTCTGGTTCGTCGATTTCAGATAGGGCGTCATAAACGGGGGAGGGGCCAGCGTGATCTCGAGGCCTGTCTTGGGGTCTTTGCTCCTGAGGAGACGGGTCTTGACCAAGGGGTCCTGAACCACCTCCTCGATCGTATTGACCCTGGAGATGGGGATGGTGGCCTGGTTGAAGAGGTCGATCAGCTTTGCCGTCTCGAATTTCTTGGTGATGGCGTTGATCGTCTCGTTGAGGCGGGCCACATCGGCAATCCTTCCCGCATTCCGCTCGTACTCCTTTTTGTATAGGGATTCGAAGCCGGGCAGTTTCGTCATCGTCTCCCACTGGCGATCGTTCCCGACGGCGATATAGACATAACCGTCTTTCGTCTGGTAGACCGAGACCGGGGCGAAGAATTCATGGGTGTTTCCCCTCCGGGTCACCTTCTTGTTGAAGGTGACCGTATGGGTGATGGGCTGGGTGAGCCAAGAGACGGTGCTCTCGAACATCGAGAGGTCGATCCGGCTTCCCTTTCCGGTCACCGCCCGCTTGTAGAGGGCCTTCATCAGGAGGCCGTAGCCGTGTTCGCTCGCTCCCATGTCCGGCAGAGGGA contains:
- a CDS encoding CoA transferase, with protein sequence MDDHALFKNLTVLSLEQATVLPYLTFRLAEDGVNVIRLEHPVHGDPNRRVGEDVLHEDRMFTYYLPINAGKKSLTLDLSVPEGQEILKRLILTLKVDIFATNQLPRNYAKLGIEYERLREIKEDLIWLGVTGFGPDSNEAAYDPVLQARGGLMELTGEKDGPPQVLGIPLPDMGASEHGYGLLMKALYKRAVTGKGSRIDLSMFESTVSWLTQPITHTVTFNKKVTRRGNTHEFFAPVSVYQTKDGYVYIAVGNDRQWETMTKLPGFESLYKKEYERNAGRIADVARLNETINAITKKFETAKLIDLFNQATIPISRVNTIEEVVQDPLVKTRLLRSKDPKTGLEITLAPPPFMTPYLKSTNQTLTFPPRFGEHNEEIYVGRLGFSLEQLERLKEKKII
- a CDS encoding AAA family ATPase is translated as MARVICIANQKGGVGKTTTAVNLSASLAVAEKRVLLVDIDPQGNSTSGVGLEKGETNGTIYQALLKGSGLKEIIRKTSLAFLDLVTANTDLIGAEIELVGEKDRERRLAHLIREVEADYDYIFIDCPPSLGLLTINSLTAAHSVLIPLQCEYYALEGLGQLLKTIRLIKQSLNPRLEIEGILLTMFDIRNNLSHQVAEEVRRHFKEKVFQTVIPRNVRLSEAPSHGKPVLLYDIHSKGAESYLNLAREMLANGKTDGDETSSTGKGSGSPHP
- a CDS encoding polymer-forming cytoskeletal protein is translated as MSGRSIFSKGEAKTQAVCDEISAFLGKETFFEGKMTFRGIFRLDGRFEGEIFDSGTLIVGETAMVRGKIAVHTIVINGQVEGELHAIERAEIHATGKFTGSLFTPKLIIQEGGLLNGHCEMSQRVSGEEHLRSHPSQTPSPYSIS
- a CDS encoding electron transfer flavoprotein subunit alpha/FixB family protein is translated as MPNEIWVLAEHQDGKVKKVVFELLSAAIDFSKKTGQEVAALLLGKDLGGAIQTLTPFADKIYLWEDASLMPYTSDAYLPAIASLVKEHRPSTLLGGATSTGKDLFPRLAMHLQTGYVPDCTGLDIEDDGRLVARRPLYGGKVFAELAFSEARPQMATVRNNTFPVHQAPGRSARVITLQPSIDPSSVKKKVTGFEKAPGTKLDISEADIVVAAGRGIKAAENFKIIEELAEVLNASVGTTRATVDEGWREVKDQIGKSGKSISAKLYMAFGISGAVHHVLGITTCKTVVAVDTDPNALIFNYADYGIVGDLFQIVPALTEELKKALSAE
- a CDS encoding ParB/RepB/Spo0J family partition protein — protein: MATKRVALGKGLGALIPEPEEKEPPKFFYCGIEEIRPNRSQPRKRFDEARLLELAETIREKGILDPLTVRRVEGGYELIAGERRWRAAQKAGLKEVPVIVREADDREVLELSLIENLQREDLNPIEEAEGFRELIETFGLSQEELSRRVGKDRTTITNALRLLKLPVDLQAHLIENRISAGHARALLSLEHADKQRELCRRILEKGLSVREAEALAKRWSEKPRIKKGVDAKREELLAQLQSLQDSLRRHLGTKVTIQARGKRGRIWIDYYSLEELERIVETILGR
- a CDS encoding electron transfer flavoprotein subunit beta/FixA family protein → MEIYVLVKQVPDPEAIVKVKSDSELEIENKYFTSFFDEIAVEAGLRVKERAGGRVTVLTADNRRVDALRRGISMGADDAVQIADPGLEGADGFVIARVLSTYLKDKPFDLILAGKQAMDDDAGIVGPAVAECLGIPHVHSIVGLEIDAQRREAKVVREVENGREHLLCPLPALFTCQKGLHTPRIPQVMNVMKAMKAQIKKVDLPSLGLQPSDLIPLVKVARYLPPPKRPPVRMIKEDFPENVKILVKLLREEAKVL
- a CDS encoding acyl-CoA/acyl-ACP dehydrogenase, yielding MALDFSFTEEQEFFRQTVRDAVNRLIMPRVKELDEKEEFPWDLWKEFASLGYLGLRHPEKYGGMGTDTITQMIFYEELARGSCGFAMSVIMQILMGTYFIGRFGNEEIKQRILVPAIKGEKIGTICFTEDQSGSDLGGTRTLATKVDGGWRINGRKQWVTNGPIASFATVMATVDPKLGLKGLNFYLVEKKTEDRDGFTVGQRLHKLGSRCSVTGELIFDNVFIPDENFLGEEIGKGVQYAGEILNEVRVMTGMNALAIAKEAMEDAKQYANNRIAFGNPISKYQLIREKFAKFWAWYEASRTFLYRCAWMIQNNIPCTNECMMAKYHATEMCMYAVEEAMRIYGGNAFCSEYPVQRYWRDAKFLLYGGGTHEVLCDYLGRMYCQS